TGCTTCACCGTGTCATGGCCCTCACAAAATTGCTTTAAATCTTCCCACAGAGTCTGATGCATATAAATATGAACCAAAACCAAGCCTTGAATCTCACTTTTCACACTGTTAAAGTGAGCCATTACTGCCTTCTTTGCTAAGGAAGCGTCTGTCCCGAACAGGTCGATATTAAAGCGTAGAGACCCTCCGTTAAATGGAATAGGATAGGGAGGTGTGTGGAAGCTGATGAACAGGGGTTTCCCACCAGAACCATCTATAAACCATGTCAAGTTTCGCCTTGCCAGAATATGAAGGTTACTCTCCATGAGTTTCAAGGGCTGCCAGTCCTGGATGATAGCACCCCCTGGAAACTGAAGTCTGGAAGATAAGTCTGTATCCAAGAGAAGGGCCTTAAGAGTATCTGAGTCCTTTACTGGCACTAAAGGACGGCTGCTGTTGGACTCATTTGACACAGCCAGTTTGTCCTTTAGACCTGAGACAAAGCTATCAAAACCTTCAGAATTCCCACGTAGAGAGAGAACAGCCTGGTTTAATGACAACAATGAGAAAACGGagataaatattactgttagtGTTAATCGTATTACTGTTAATTTCAAAGGTTAGTGAGAGGGACTGGTAAAAAAagagaatacattttaatagagtgcatgatttatttaaaactgtcataaaataacataaagagaaagaaaatgcagATTACACAGTACAGAACACAGTATagaattttttatgttttactcaCCCGTCTGGCCAGAAGCGTAAACTTGCTTAGTTTTTCAGGCCCTGGGTCATCGCCTCTGGTGAGGCGCTTAGTTTTCACCGTAGGGTAGACCTTCTTTATGTAGCCATCAACAAATCTCTGGATCACTCCAGCCAGACCACAACCTCTTTCATTTGGACACACTCTCAATCCCTCAACTATTACAGTTTCACCTCCATCAACCACCAGGCCTGACTCCAGAGCCACCTAAAGGCACACAGGAATAATTATTGCAAAGGTTGAAAAAACTGGTAAAATaccagtgtgtttatgattgcgatcacaaatgaaaataatatgacAACAATTACCAGCTGGCAACATCAAACATACTGCTTTTGTACTGAAAGCAGTGGGAGTTACTGACTAAAAACATTACCTGatcaaaggagaagtccacttccagaacaaaaatttacagataatgtactcacccccttgtcatccgagatgttcatgtctttctttcttattatattttttgaggaaattatgttttttgagaaaatcatttcaggatttttctccatataatggactgatatggtgccccgattttgaacttccaaagtgcagtttaaatgcagcttcaaacgatcccagatgcagttgtaaacgatcccagccgaggaagaagggtcttatctagcgaaacgatcggttattttcattaaaaaatgcaatgtgCTGCCTaaactcaagacagttagggtatgtcgaaaaactccaatcgtattttctccctcaacttcaaaaatcttttcaaaatcatcctacatcactgcagaagtaccgactcagtctttacaaagtgagcatgcaaagaGGATAAaatacccttaacaaaaaaggtaaaacagcaatataggacgattttgaagttgagggagaacacgagatgggagtttttcgacataccctaactgtcatgaaccagaaaaaaagttcagggcgagtaagacaagatgagcgtttgacattaaaaaccatataaattgtattatttttatgaagataaccaatcgttttactagataagacccttcttcctcagctgagattgtttacaactgcatttgggatcgtttgaagccgcatttaaactgcattttggaagttcaaaccaaagcagtccaatatatggaaaaaaaaaaaaatcctgaaatgttttcctcaaaaaacataatttctttatgactgaagaaagaaatacatgaacatcttggatgacaagggggtgagtaaattatctgtaaattgttgttctggaagtggacttctccttcttttttaataaaatcttaattaaataTACTACTCATATAAAGTATTATTAGATAACAATAAGAGTAAAAGTGGTCTTTTCTTGATATTCAATATGCTAATTACAAAAGCCCTAGTGTTACAAAAGTGTCCCTAGTAGTTTAATGTTGCTTTAGGGCAGTGTGTAGAGGTTCACTAGTGTGTAACAGTACAAAAttatactattaaaattaaaatgatagtaACAGACTATGAGTATATGAAGAGTGAAACTGTCCAGTGGTATAAACGTCAGATACTGCATTCAAGTATATGGGTCACGAGTCAATCAGTTGTGTGCACAGCAGAGAACTCACGCATTGATGTGGTTAATTTCAGCCACAAGATAAAATGTTGCCTTTTTGAGAACTGAAAGCATGGCATTTCTCAACAGACACATcgttacttatttacttatcaTAAGATTGCATGTTAATTATAAAACAACTAGATGTTAAATGTTAacataatattaacatttcaaatattttacatgtgCCTTGATAACATCTAGGTTTAGATGACCAAAGAAAACAAGCTTTATTGTTAATTTCTTAAGTTTATAATACAATATGTGAGTATAATAAAGTGTGCCTACTAGCTAAAATCAAACCTTGCAATTTTACTACGGCAATTAACATTTCCTCACAGCGTCTGGCTGAGGTTTAAacagtttttcttttagaaaatacatAAGGTCTTTCAAACCTTTTTCCCCTTACCAGCTTCCTATCTCTCCGTGCTATAATAACCACTCTTCCTGGCTCAGTCATCCAGGAGTGATAGCGATGTGGAAGGTAGTCATTGCCACTATATATGTTTTGTGATATGGCCATCACGTCATCGTAATCCTCTGGTCTGGCCAGACAGAAGGTCAGTCCATCACTTTCACCCACACAATGTGACTCCATCCTTACTTCAGCACAGGTTAACGCTGGTTTGTAAAACATAATAGTTTTTTGAGACTACTCCCtccagtaataaataaaaacaacattatattatatttaaataatataaaatacataatattgcATTACAAAttgaaaaactattttaatggaTTAAAATTATAAAGCATATTGAAGCATATTAACTGCAAACACAAGCAGATGTAGTCTACTTATCCTATGTAGTAGCAGACAATTTAATGTTACTGCTGTGGATAGCATTACATATCAATAAAAACTTAATGTAACGTTAATTTTAGTTTGGATGACAGTCTACTAAGAAACAAAGTGCTATGATCATGTGGTCTGGTGGTCACGTTAACAGGACTGCTAAAATGCAACTACAATCGTACATcccataacataatatataaaaagcaTTGCTAAAATACGTTTACAATTGACTCTGGCCTCAAATATCTTTATAAACTACAAACCATGCGTTCTTCAGTGAGGTGTATGATAAGAAACGTGTTTCTTGCAGGACTTACCGCGTGACGTACTGTATGTACAGGCGTGTTATTTTGACGTTGTGTTCAAGACAACCACAATCAGGATGTGAAAAGTTTCCATTCCGCCGAACGTGGACTTTACTCGTGCAGGCTTGtagaactgttttttaaatgtccaGCCTTTACACGGGCCGAAAATCTTTCTTTTGGTCAGGTAACAAGTAAATATTGCAGCTTTAATCGTATATCAATGATTATCCAAACATGAAAGCGTGAACTTCGATGTAGTGGGCACAGAGATCTCTGAGACGTTTCGAgaacattacaaaagatttaaaatgataaacacaTGAGCCTCCTTGAAATATGACATGAAGCCATT
The sequence above is a segment of the Labeo rohita strain BAU-BD-2019 chromosome 7, IGBB_LRoh.1.0, whole genome shotgun sequence genome. Coding sequences within it:
- the nat16l gene encoding N-acetyltransferase 16, like, which encodes MESHCVGESDGLTFCLARPEDYDDVMAISQNIYSGNDYLPHRYHSWMTEPGRVVIIARRDRKLVALESGLVVDGGETVIVEGLRVCPNERGCGLAGVIQRFVDGYIKKVYPTVKTKRLTRGDDPGPEKLSKFTLLARRAVLSLRGNSEGFDSFVSGLKDKLAVSNESNSSRPLVPVKDSDTLKALLLDTDLSSRLQFPGGAIIQDWQPLKLMESNLHILARRNLTWFIDGSGGKPLFISFHTPPYPIPFNGGSLRFNIDLFGTDASLAKKAVMAHFNSVKSEIQGLVLVHIYMHQTLWEDLKQFCEGHDTVKQLQNFWEQLFLEREL